TGGCGAGATCAACACGCTGCGCGGCAATCTCAATTGGATGGCGGCGCGGCAGGCCTCCGTCGCCTCTCCGCTGTTCGGCAATGACATCGAGAAGCTGTGGCCGATCTCCTATGAGGGGCAGTCGGACACCGCCTGTTTCGACAATGCGCTCGAGTTTCTCGTGCAGGGCGGCTATCCGCTCGCCCATGCGGTGATGATGCTGATTCCGGAGGCCTGGTCCGGCAATCCGCTGATGGACGCCGAACGCAAGGCTTTCTACGAATATCACGCCGCGCTGATGGAGCCCTGGGACGGCCCCGCCGCCATGGCCTTCACCGACGGCCGCCAGATCGGCGCGACGCTGGATCGCAACGGCCTGCGTCCGGCGCGCTATCTCGTGACCGAGGACGGGCTCGTCGTCATGGCCTCCGAGATGGGCGTGCTACCGATCCCGCAGGAGAAGATCGTCCAGAAATGGCGTCTTCAGCCGGGCAAGATGTTGCTCGTCGATCTCGAGCAGGGACGCATCGTTTCCGACGACGAGATCAAGAAGGAGCTCGCCTCCTCGCAGCCTTATAAGCAATGGCTCGAGCGCACGCAGATAGTGCTCGAGGATTTGAAGCCCGTCGAGCCGCGCGCCTCGCGCGCCGATGTGTCATTGCTCGATCGCCAGCAGGCTTTCGGCTATTCGCAGGAGGAGTTCGACCTTCTGCTCGTTCCCATGGCCGTCACCGGCCAGGAGGCGATCGGCTCCATGGGCACGGATACGCCCATCTCGGCGCTCTCCGACAAGCCTAAGTTGCTCTACACCTATTTCAAGCAGAACTTCGCGCAGGTGACCAATCCGCCGATCGATCCGATCCGCGAGGAATTGGTGATGAGCCTCGTCTCCTTCATCGGCCCGCGCCCGAATATTCTCGATCACGAGGGCTCGTCGAAGAAGAAGCGTCTCGAAGTGCGGCAGCCGATCCTCACCAATGAGGATTTGGAAAAAATCCGCTGCATCGGTCATATCGAAGACAGCTTCGACACCAAGACGCTCGACATCACCTATGACGCCGCGACCGGCGCCGCCGGCCTGCGCGAGGCGCTGAACCGGCTCGGCGAGCGCGCCGAGAAAGCGGTGAACGGCGGCTATAACATCATCATCCTCTCCGACCGCATGGTGGGGCCGGATCGCATTCCGATTCCGGCGCTGCTCGCCACCGCGGCCGTGCATCATCACCTCATTCGCCGCGGCCTGCGCACATCGGTCGGCCTCGTCGTCGAAACCGGCGAAGCGCGCGAGGTGCATCATTTCGCGCTGCTCGCCGGCTATGGCGCGGAGGCGATCAACCCCTATCTCGCCTTCGAGACGCTCGAGGCTTCGACCGAGGATTTCCCCTCCGACGTCGATGGCCCTACGGCGATCAAGCGTTTCATCAAGGCGGTCGACAAGGGCCTGCTGAAGGTCATGTCCAAGATGGGCATCTCGACCTATCAGTCCTATTGCGGCGCGCAGATTTTCGACGCCGTGGGCCTGGCGCAGGGCTTCATCGACGAATTCTTCCGCGGCACCACGACGCGCGTCGAGGGCGTCGGCCTCGACGAGATCGCGGCCGAGACCGTGCGCCGTCACAAGGACGCTTTCGGCGATGTGGCGATCTATCGCGACGCGCTGGATGTCGGCGGCGATTACGCCTTCCGCATTCGCGGCGAGGCGCATAGCTGGACGCCGCAGACGATCTCTCTGCTGCAGCATGCCGTGCGCGCCAATGCGCAGGACAAATATCGCGCCTTCGCCAAGCATCTCAACGAGCAGGACGAGAAGCTGCTCAATCTGCGCGGCCTGTTCCGCGTCAAGACGGCGGAGGAGGATGGACGCGCGCCCGTGCCGCTCGACGAGGTCGAGCCGGCGAGCGAGATCGTCAAGCGCTTCTCCACCGGCGCCATGTCCTTCGGCTCCATCTCGCGCGAGGCGCATACGACTCTCGCCATTGCGATGAACCGTATCGGCGGAAAATCCAACACGGGCGAGGGCGGCGAGGAGCCGGAGCGTTTCAAGCCGCTGCCCAATGGCGACAGCGCGCGCTCGGCGATCAAGCAGGTAGCTTCCGGGCGTTTCGGCGTGACGGCGGAATATCTCGTCAACTCCGACATGATCCAGATCAAGATGGCGCAGGGCGCGAAGCCCGGCGAAGGCGGCCAATTGCCCGGCGACAAGGTCGACGCGGTGATCGCCAAAGTGCGCCATTCGACGCCGGGCGTCGGCCTCATCTCGCCGCCGCCGCATCATGATATTTACTCGATCGAGGATTTGGCGCAGCTGATCTTCGATTTGAAGAACGTCAATCCGCGCGCCAATGTCTCTGTGAAGCTCGTCTCCGAGGTCGGCGTCGGCACG
This genomic window from Methylosinus sp. H3A contains:
- the gltB gene encoding glutamate synthase large subunit — its product is MTAIDARDPLLPQAQGLYDPSKEHDSCGVGFVADLHNAKSHEIVEMGLQILLNLDHRGAVGADPKLGDGCGILVQIPHQFFKEECAKLGFALPEPGHYAIGQFFLSRDDAERAKAKEFIEAAAASQGLVVLGWRDTPVDSSDLGEAVKAVEPVHGQVFIGRGEAVTDDIDFERRLYLARKTASNEIYARGPAAREHYSVSVSSQTIVYKGMVLVSQLGEYFLDLKDPRFISAIALVHQRFATNTFPSWRLAHPYRFVAHNGEINTLRGNLNWMAARQASVASPLFGNDIEKLWPISYEGQSDTACFDNALEFLVQGGYPLAHAVMMLIPEAWSGNPLMDAERKAFYEYHAALMEPWDGPAAMAFTDGRQIGATLDRNGLRPARYLVTEDGLVVMASEMGVLPIPQEKIVQKWRLQPGKMLLVDLEQGRIVSDDEIKKELASSQPYKQWLERTQIVLEDLKPVEPRASRADVSLLDRQQAFGYSQEEFDLLLVPMAVTGQEAIGSMGTDTPISALSDKPKLLYTYFKQNFAQVTNPPIDPIREELVMSLVSFIGPRPNILDHEGSSKKKRLEVRQPILTNEDLEKIRCIGHIEDSFDTKTLDITYDAATGAAGLREALNRLGERAEKAVNGGYNIIILSDRMVGPDRIPIPALLATAAVHHHLIRRGLRTSVGLVVETGEAREVHHFALLAGYGAEAINPYLAFETLEASTEDFPSDVDGPTAIKRFIKAVDKGLLKVMSKMGISTYQSYCGAQIFDAVGLAQGFIDEFFRGTTTRVEGVGLDEIAAETVRRHKDAFGDVAIYRDALDVGGDYAFRIRGEAHSWTPQTISLLQHAVRANAQDKYRAFAKHLNEQDEKLLNLRGLFRVKTAEEDGRAPVPLDEVEPASEIVKRFSTGAMSFGSISREAHTTLAIAMNRIGGKSNTGEGGEEPERFKPLPNGDSARSAIKQVASGRFGVTAEYLVNSDMIQIKMAQGAKPGEGGQLPGDKVDAVIAKVRHSTPGVGLISPPPHHDIYSIEDLAQLIFDLKNVNPRANVSVKLVSEVGVGTVAAGVSKGRADHVTISGYDGGTGASPLTSIKHAGSPWEIGLAETHQTLVLNNLRARIAVQVDGGLRTGRDVIVGALLGADEFGFATAPLIAAGCVMMRKCHLNTCPVGVATQDPVLRKRFVGQPEHVINFFFFVAEEVRELMAAMGYRRFDELIGQMQMLDKEKALAHWKAKGLDFSKLFHKPAGEGAAIRHSFAQDHGLDKVLDNKLIEAARASIDRGAKTSIETAIRNVDRSTGAMLSGEVARIYGHTGLPEDTIDIRATGTAGQSFGAFLARGVTLRLEGEANDYVGKGLSGGKVIVYPSRDAKQIVPEKSIIVGNTLLYGAIAGEAYLRGVAGERFAVRNSGAYAVVEGVGDHGCEYMTGGVVVVLGQTGRNFAAGMSGGVAYVLDEDGGFAERCNLAMVDLEPVRDEETAMTQSYHQSGDLEQHGRVDVMTDMTRFDAERLKHLISNHLRYTGSTRARAILDDWENYKPKFRKVMPVEYRRALTELLARSQSGEKLKAAGE